A genomic stretch from Brucella sp. BE17 includes:
- a CDS encoding NAD(P)-dependent oxidoreductase, which yields MTILITGATGLVGARLLKRLAETGQSCRALVRAGKPVPASVDGVEGDLFDLASLATALREVSAVIHLAAVFRTHDTDLIWKSNLEGTRNLIGAASQHAPQARFIMASTGNVYDRNCTHPSREDDEVHPEQAYPASKIAAEKLLRESELNWSIVRLPFVYGDGDGHLQALPRYVKPFGFHPAHRMSTVHHRDVATAMRLALEGRFDGQIVNISDEAPTTVCELVRLVDGAMEDSAEPLTDPWFLHMDGALARKLGFQPEVRTVYQAAQEGLL from the coding sequence ATGACAATTCTGATTACTGGCGCGACCGGCCTCGTAGGCGCGCGTCTGCTGAAGCGTCTTGCTGAGACAGGGCAATCGTGTCGGGCATTGGTTCGCGCTGGTAAGCCAGTGCCTGCGAGTGTGGACGGTGTAGAGGGCGATCTTTTCGATCTCGCATCATTGGCTACGGCTCTTCGAGAGGTTTCTGCTGTCATTCACCTCGCTGCCGTGTTCCGCACGCATGACACGGATCTGATCTGGAAGAGCAATCTGGAAGGAACGCGTAATCTGATTGGCGCTGCTAGCCAACACGCCCCTCAGGCCCGCTTCATCATGGCCAGCACGGGAAATGTTTACGACAGGAATTGCACGCATCCCAGTCGCGAGGACGACGAAGTTCATCCAGAGCAAGCGTATCCCGCGAGCAAGATAGCGGCCGAGAAGCTGTTAAGGGAAAGCGAACTCAACTGGTCGATTGTGCGGCTTCCGTTCGTCTATGGGGATGGCGACGGACATCTGCAGGCTCTTCCCAGATACGTCAAGCCGTTCGGCTTCCATCCTGCTCACCGAATGAGCACGGTTCACCATCGCGATGTCGCAACCGCTATGCGTTTGGCCCTGGAGGGGAGGTTTGATGGTCAAATTGTCAACATTTCCGATGAAGCGCCGACCACCGTATGTGAATTGGTCCGCCTGGTCGACGGTGCCATGGAAGACTCCGCCGAGCCGCTAACCGATCCTTGGTTTCTTCATATGGATGGTGCGCTTGCACGCAAGCTGGGTTTTCAACCGGAGGTGCGGACAGTTTATCAGGCAGCGCAGGAAGGGCTGCTGTGA
- a CDS encoding MarR family transcriptional regulator: MEFYLSTQMESGRHDTVGGWAKRCYFAGRAVMDATLRPYGLGSTQWYVLYHLANEGSTRQSDLLRSLHIERASMSGVVATLQRKGLINQVQAADDQRQKCLRMTAAGTKLWGELPDLRPVVTQAFDGIDADDLATTLRVLSQATEQLDRLLKKGNIA; encoded by the coding sequence ATGGAGTTTTACTTGTCGACACAAATGGAATCGGGCCGACACGACACTGTCGGCGGTTGGGCAAAGCGATGCTACTTCGCCGGTCGAGCTGTTATGGATGCTACGCTACGTCCTTATGGTTTGGGCTCTACGCAATGGTATGTCCTCTATCATCTCGCGAATGAGGGGTCGACTCGACAGAGCGACCTGCTTCGCTCCCTGCATATCGAGCGAGCCTCAATGAGTGGTGTGGTGGCCACGTTGCAGCGCAAAGGGCTGATCAACCAGGTTCAAGCTGCTGATGATCAACGGCAGAAGTGCCTACGCATGACTGCGGCTGGAACGAAGCTCTGGGGCGAACTTCCCGACCTCCGTCCTGTAGTAACGCAGGCCTTCGACGGTATCGACGCGGATGACCTCGCGACAACCTTACGCGTCCTTAGTCAAGCTACTGAACAGCTGGACAGGCTTTTGAAGAAAGGGAACATCGCATGA
- a CDS encoding mandelate racemase/muconate lactonizing enzyme family protein, whose protein sequence is MKIVAVNVYYVRGQGLKPVLVKIQTDEGISGLGEAAISYGSGGTAAAGMIKDLSERFLLGADPLSINRIISDIYDQAFWLKNPGGIACAGLSAIEQALWDIRARALNVPVYDLFGGKIRDELNYYANGWYFGAKSTSDLIKKAADAVDDGHYALKMYPLAQIQPNGTLRHPAGRYSDNLDAVTAGIELVRGVRQAIGPDIRLMLDFGGGISTADTMRFCERIKEYDIEFVEEITDPGDLGALSQVGSSIDIPIATGERHYLRQGFRDLLERRVISILQPDIGNAGGFAEVHKISAMADAYGLKVQPHVCGSSVAATIATHMGACLPNFYIQEHFPYWADIPGYIEVATAPFEEKVQNGHLPISERIGFGVELNETVVKDHLWAVIQ, encoded by the coding sequence ATGAAAATTGTGGCCGTCAACGTTTACTATGTGCGCGGACAGGGTCTGAAGCCCGTTCTCGTGAAAATTCAGACGGATGAAGGTATATCAGGATTGGGTGAGGCCGCTATTTCCTATGGAAGCGGGGGTACTGCCGCAGCTGGTATGATTAAAGATCTGAGCGAACGGTTCTTGCTCGGAGCTGATCCGCTGTCCATCAATCGGATCATTTCGGATATATATGACCAGGCTTTTTGGTTAAAGAATCCCGGCGGAATTGCTTGCGCAGGCTTAAGTGCCATCGAGCAGGCCTTGTGGGATATTCGTGCCAGAGCATTGAATGTGCCGGTATATGATCTCTTCGGCGGTAAAATTCGTGATGAATTAAACTACTATGCGAATGGGTGGTACTTCGGAGCGAAATCCACATCGGACCTGATCAAAAAGGCTGCTGACGCAGTTGATGACGGCCATTATGCTCTGAAGATGTATCCGCTGGCACAGATTCAGCCAAATGGAACATTGCGGCATCCAGCTGGACGATATTCTGACAATCTCGATGCGGTCACAGCTGGGATCGAACTCGTGCGTGGCGTGCGGCAAGCGATTGGGCCGGATATCAGACTCATGCTCGATTTCGGTGGCGGCATTTCTACCGCAGACACCATGCGGTTTTGTGAGCGTATCAAAGAATACGATATCGAGTTTGTTGAGGAAATCACCGATCCGGGCGACCTCGGTGCTTTGTCTCAAGTCGGTTCGTCGATTGATATTCCGATTGCGACGGGGGAGCGGCACTATCTCAGACAAGGTTTTCGCGACCTTCTGGAGAGGCGCGTGATCAGCATATTGCAGCCGGATATAGGCAATGCTGGTGGTTTCGCCGAGGTCCATAAAATTTCAGCGATGGCTGACGCATACGGTTTGAAGGTGCAGCCGCATGTCTGTGGAAGTTCTGTCGCAGCTACCATCGCGACCCATATGGGCGCGTGTTTGCCCAACTTTTATATTCAAGAACATTTCCCATATTGGGCTGACATCCCCGGCTATATTGAAGTAGCGACCGCACCCTTTGAGGAAAAAGTCCAGAATGGACACCTTCCGATCTCAGAACGAATTGGGTTTGGTGTCGAGCTGAATGAGACTGTCGTGAAGGACCATCTTTGGGCTGTTATCCAATAA